In the Panthera leo isolate Ple1 chromosome D3, P.leo_Ple1_pat1.1, whole genome shotgun sequence genome, GATTCTACCGCTGAAGGAATCTCCTGCTTTGGAGCTAGGGCTCCATTTTCAGTCCTACCATCATCATCTGAAATAGAGACAAAATGTAAATATCACTCATTTCCTATTCTGGGAGGGAAGAGACCTGAAGAAAACTTTAGTAAATGTGAACTAAAAGTAAAGAGCTTGCATTCATCTATAAACAGCAACCTGAAAACCAGTGTTAAGGTTGCCTActccaaaaaaggaaattaaatgacTGATTCTGAGGCTAAGGGGGTAATGGCATGCTCCCATAGTGAAGAACTAAAATGTTCTatctgaataaaagtggtaacaGAAGCAAGTGTGCTTTACAACACTCGTCAGAAAACAAAGGGCAGAAAGATGTGGCAGATTCTATATGATTGTTAGACAAAGTGCTGCAGCTAGGTCTGGATGAAATTTcgtaagaaatataaaaattgccCGTTGGGAAATCCTTGTAATATTCTTTTGctttgagaaaaggagaaattacaCCAAATCATGATGGTGTAAATAATAAGCGATCTGGCAAAAAGTGACTATTTCTGAAATGAGCAAGATAAGGCAGGTCATGGCCAACACTACACTAAGAGCAGAACCCAGAAGATGTCGTAATAAGAGACTGAGGGTAATAGGAGCTGAGGGTATTGTTAACTCAGGACATGACACTTACATTTAACAGGCCCTTAGTAAATGAAAGTTTTCCTGTAAAATACCCTACTTCGTATTTGCCATGGTACTTAGTTaggtgaattattatttttaagcctcAGTTAGGTAAGTCTAGTGAAACAAAAGCCTGAATTAATTACCAACATGAGGTAGTATCACCCACCCGCAGGACACAGTATATTTAAAGACTGTCCTGAAACTTCCAGCCTGTCAGAGTACAAACAGTTACTACAGGGTGAGCagcaacaattagaaaataaacagtgAGCAAATCTATAATAAATGATGAAGAAAGGGATAAAGTCAAGAGAGAAGACTAACAGAAAGACTGAAGGGTTGCAGGGGGTCAGGGAGGCCTGGAGACATGAACAACGGAGAAGCAAGTGTTAAAGTTATGTGGGGACAAATGGCACAGAAATAAGTTCCCAAGCGTCGTAAAGACTAGACTGCTGAAATGAAGCTATTTACAAGCAAGGGAAAGTTATTCTAAAACTCAGGCAGGGGAGAAATTTTCTACCCAAGAAAATGCCACCCCCAATGACCAAGgatagtggttctcaaatttcatTCCAGAGAACAATGTCCCATGAAACATGTAAAACTAACAGTTTTCAGCAGACGTCAGCCCCACCCCATCAGTTCTGGTTCACGAGCACTGGGatctggctctccctctccctcccctctctctccctctcgagaGTCCCCTCAGATGGGAAGAAAACCTGATGAGCCTCCATCTGTGGCACACACCAGCGTTACCTACAACTACCTCAAGGAAAGATTCCCAAAgcaatctcaaaaacaaatatgaaaaagaatcCAGCAGTTTTAGGAATATACTAGGTTGTATCAAAGTATACTAAGTATGTGGTGTCAACTGCCAATATACTGCAAAGACTAGTTTTAAGCGATTTGTTATAAATCTGAGCTCTTTATTTAATTCTTCTATACTTAAAGCATATTTTAGCTATGGAGCCTATTTCTGCATAAATACTTAGAAAAGGTGAAGAGTTTTACCCAAATACCATTTCTACAAAAGAtgcttcttagaaaaaaaagactctaGGCAggatgttagagaaaaaaaaaatggctaaaaatttagaaaagactTCAGCGGCGGCTACAAAAAGAATAGGTAGATTTGAAGAGGCTTCATCTAGCTTATTATACCAATAGGATTAGGCAGGAGATTGAAAGGATGTGAAACAGATGGCAAGTAAACAATACTGAAACAGAGGGACCTCATCTACAGGTGGGTGCTGGCTCAACATAAGGCAAATGCCAATCTGAAATGGGGAGATCTTCAAGAAAGaggtaaaagggaagaaaaggatgaTGAAGTTAATGTCTAAGATTAAAAGACCTGAGGGCCCACAAATCAATTGTTGACTGTATACACAGTCTGTCTATGTGCACAAAATTAGGTTAAGGTGATTATTCCCTATCCCCTTTTGTCCAAAGAGTTCTGGACAAAAGGCCCACACTCTCTTTCACCCTCCAGCCCACTTGAAGTTTTGGTCCTCACCACAGTGCCTTAAGGAATGGAGCTCCCAGGATGCCCACTTGAGCTGGTTCTCCACAGCATCCAGCTCAGAACTTGGTAATCCCTGAGCTTCTTCTTGAGATACTATCTCCTCTACCAGAACTTCCCGTTTTCGTCGACGGAGAGaaacctggaaaaaataaagtctggcTCAGCTGAGAAGGAATCTGATGAGATtgagaattaaaaacacataagaGAACCCATACAAAACATATAGTGCGGTGATCTATATGACCTAGCATAGCCAGAGGGGAGCAGTGCAGGGGCGGGAGGAATACACATAATTCTAACTTAGTTGAGTGGAATGAACTCAGCAGCCCTGCCTACTGCTATGCCAGTGCTTCTGCCCCAGGAGAGTGACACAATAAGACTCACCGGCTGTCCAGGGTCATCTAGCTCACTCTCTAAATCCTCCAGCACTGTCACTGCCTCCTCTCCGTTCTCCGGATGATGCTCTCGAACCCAGGTCTGCAGTTCCTTGGGCAGGATGGCAACAAACTGCTCCAGCACTACCAGCTCCaagatttgttcttttgtgtgtgtctctggcCTGAGCCATAGACGGCAAAGTTCTCGAAGCTGGCTCACAGCTTCACGGGGCCCAGGTGAATCCTGGTATCCAAACTGCCTGAATCGCTGTCGGAAAACCTCTGGATCAGGAAGATGGTTCCAGGGGATGCTCGATCCCTCTTCACCATCAGGATCCTCCTCCAGCTTCACTCtcagtattttttcctcttcatctggAGTTGGGATTATAAGTATTGAATCTTCTTCCACGGACTGTGCAGACATCCTGATTTATAATACTTCAAGAAAAGTCAATCAAGGCAGGATACAGGCCTCAGGGAAATACCGCTTTCTTCACAGGCTCTCCTGAggcacaaggaaaaaaaaatacatcaactACCAAATATCCTAAGAATCTGAACATGTGCtgataaaggaagtaaaagatatttgtttttcttaccagATTAAAAATTCCAATCAATAACCTACACCAGAAGTTGGCAAACTACAGCTCACAGCCAAACGTGGCTTGTTGCCCATTTTTGTACAATGTTTGTACTAAGaatagttttcacatttttacatggttgaaaaaaaccacaagaatacttcatgacatgtgaaaataatacaaaattaaaatgtttgcgTCCATAAATAATTCTATGTATTTGCTGACAGTTCACACTACAGTGATAAAAGTTGAACAGTTTCAACAAACACTACATAGTCTGAAAAACctaatatttactacctggccctttagaaaaagtttgccaagcTGTGACCCACTAAATCAACAAACCTTATTTCATTAATCGAAAGAATCCAAGTAAGAACCAGTCCAACTCAATGTTTTCTAAATGCATTTGACCCTGGAACACATTATTTGCAACTCAGGACACCTGTAGGTCAACTCAAAAGCAAGGACTGCTTTTCTGTTAtctgcttaaaattttcttaacaaaatattttttaatggttaggttttttaagagttcagaaatattttttaagaactcCCTGAActcaaaatatatgtgaaaaaatatcCACTTGCTCAGTAACAGATCAATACTGAAAAAACTAACCACTAGATGCCACGCAATGCAAATATTCAGCCACTCACCACCCCCAGAACTACATTTAAATCTGTAATGACCGGCATTAATCACAGCAAACTCAGTGAATAAAAGGTACTCTCATAACATCTTAACTTCTTGCAGTGGCCCAGAGTCATCATCGCTCACTGGATGACTCACTGTTTCCCCAGCTTCTACCTTCAGGGAAATCTTGTGCTATTTCTGATCCTTTCCTTGTATTTGCACAGTCATGCCCATGCCATTGTTTACAACACATACTAGGAATGAACCACGCAGCTACTCAATGTATCTACTGAGGGCCAGAATCTGAAAACCAATGGTTTCAAAAAACTTCTTGTAACCCTCACGAGTCTAGTTATCACAAAAGACCTTATCACAGACAAGTAATGCAGACAGGTTTAATTAAGTACTCTGGAGTGTGGCGGCCTTCTAAATAGGGTTTAGCCAACAGATGAGTTGGTTCCTATTCCAGGATCCTACCTTATCAGAGGCTCAATCATTCTatagaaaagaaatttatctTCCTTTTACGTTCTCTTACTGCAGCCGGCCCTTGGGCCGTGAAGGAGATACAAGGTGGGCAGGCCCGCGATCCCTAGTGTTTGGGCGGGGAGCCGAGTCCCAGGTGATCTCCTCGCCTCACTCCGGCAGAGTTCCGCTGCAAACCCCGCCCCGACGTCCCCCAGCCCCTCTTCGCCGCACTAGCAGCGGCGGATTTCGGATGACGGAAGGCCACACTGCCCCAACAACGTCGGGGCCGCGACGGATTTCGGATGACCGAAGGCCACACTGCCCCAACAACGTCGGGGCCACGGCACTTCCGCCCGCGTCCGGCGGTACTACAAGCCCCGACAGCCCCCGCGCAAGGCCCGCCCTCTCCCACCTCCGCCCAAAATGAGTCCCAGAACCCTCCGCGAGACGCCAGGCCTCGAAATAGAACAAAACC is a window encoding:
- the ZNF24 gene encoding zinc finger protein 24, giving the protein MSAQSVEEDSILIIPTPDEEEKILRVKLEEDPDGEEGSSIPWNHLPDPEVFRQRFRQFGYQDSPGPREAVSQLRELCRLWLRPETHTKEQILELVVLEQFVAILPKELQTWVREHHPENGEEAVTVLEDLESELDDPGQPVSLRRRKREVLVEEIVSQEEAQGLPSSELDAVENQLKWASWELHSLRHCDDDGRTENGALAPKQEIPSAVESHEVPGTLNIGVPQIFKYGEACFPKGRFERKRNPSRKKQHICDECGKHFSQGSALILHQRIHSGEKPYGCVECGKAFSRSSILVQHQRVHTGEKPYKCLECGKAFSQNSGLINHQRIHTGEKPYECVQCGKSYSQSSNLFRHQRRHNAEKLLNVVKV